A single Paenibacillus kribbensis DNA region contains:
- a CDS encoding ABC transporter ATP-binding protein — translation MLKKLIEPFRQPTPSSGVLRNPAGAEGRSKAKAKNWSGTLGRIWAYLARRKAKLMLVLFMVMLSSGLALLGPYLVGVAVDDFLEGPGGRTWIYFLIGLGAVFLLNSLTSWLQNIWMIEIAQETVYRMRFDLFSHLHRLPIPFYGKRQQGEIMSRLTNDIESVSSTLNSSAIQIFSSILTLVGTLAVMLWLSPLMTLLTFIVVPLMAAGMRWITRRTGPLYKERQQNLGELNGYIEETLSGQQIIKAFSQEKRVIHGFGERNDRIRLSGFWAQTISGFIPKLMNGLNNLSFAMVAGIGGILAIHGSITIGTIIVFVEYARQFTRPLNDLANQWNTLLSAIAGAERVFEILDEDEESKDEQGAIALKHVKGAVRFADVSFAYDEGSDTLEGISFEAQPGEMIALVGPTGAGKTTLIQLLSRFYTPDKGTITLDGRDITTIQRESLRSHMAFVLQDSFLFQGTIRENIRFGRLDATDEEIEQASRLANAHSFIMRMKDGYDKVLEANGSGISQGQKQLLAIARAILANPSILVLDEATSSIDTITELKIQEGLERLMQGRTSFVIAHRLNTIRQADRILVLKDGRLEEQGSHDALLAHKGFYSDLYEGQLKKQST, via the coding sequence ATGCTCAAGAAACTCATTGAGCCATTCCGTCAGCCAACACCATCGTCCGGTGTGCTGCGTAATCCGGCAGGAGCCGAAGGACGCAGCAAGGCCAAAGCGAAGAACTGGTCCGGCACGTTAGGCCGGATATGGGCTTATCTGGCCCGCCGCAAGGCCAAGCTGATGCTGGTGCTGTTTATGGTCATGCTCAGCTCCGGGCTGGCTCTGCTAGGTCCATATTTGGTCGGCGTAGCGGTGGATGATTTTCTCGAAGGTCCGGGTGGAAGAACGTGGATTTATTTTCTTATTGGATTAGGGGCTGTATTTCTGCTTAATTCGCTGACCTCCTGGCTGCAAAACATCTGGATGATTGAAATCGCCCAAGAGACCGTTTACCGGATGCGGTTTGATCTGTTTTCGCATTTGCATAGGCTGCCGATTCCTTTTTACGGCAAACGTCAACAGGGAGAAATCATGAGCCGTCTGACCAATGATATCGAAAGTGTCAGCTCTACACTGAACAGCTCGGCTATTCAAATTTTTTCGAGCATCTTGACGCTGGTCGGTACGCTTGCAGTTATGCTGTGGTTAAGTCCTTTGATGACACTATTGACCTTTATTGTAGTGCCGCTAATGGCGGCCGGGATGCGCTGGATTACACGCCGTACCGGGCCTTTATACAAGGAACGCCAGCAGAACCTGGGCGAACTGAACGGTTATATTGAAGAAACGTTGTCCGGGCAGCAGATTATTAAAGCATTTTCGCAGGAAAAGAGGGTTATCCACGGTTTTGGTGAGCGGAATGATCGCATTCGTCTGTCGGGGTTCTGGGCACAAACCATTTCCGGCTTTATCCCCAAGCTGATGAACGGACTGAATAATCTCAGCTTTGCCATGGTAGCGGGGATCGGCGGGATTTTGGCCATTCACGGCTCGATTACCATAGGTACGATTATCGTATTCGTAGAGTATGCCCGCCAGTTCACGAGACCGCTGAACGATTTGGCGAACCAGTGGAACACGCTGTTGTCTGCCATTGCCGGAGCTGAGCGTGTATTCGAGATATTGGACGAGGATGAAGAGTCCAAGGACGAGCAAGGGGCGATAGCTCTGAAGCATGTAAAAGGGGCTGTACGGTTTGCCGATGTTTCCTTCGCTTATGATGAAGGGAGCGATACGTTGGAAGGCATTTCGTTTGAAGCCCAGCCCGGTGAAATGATCGCATTGGTCGGTCCAACCGGGGCTGGAAAAACAACGCTGATTCAGCTGCTTTCCAGGTTCTACACTCCCGACAAGGGAACGATTACGCTGGACGGGCGCGACATTACGACCATACAGCGTGAAAGCTTGCGCTCCCATATGGCGTTTGTACTGCAGGATTCCTTCCTGTTTCAGGGAACCATCCGTGAAAATATCCGCTTCGGCAGGCTGGATGCCACCGATGAGGAGATTGAGCAGGCATCCAGGCTGGCGAATGCTCATTCCTTTATCATGCGGATGAAGGACGGATACGATAAGGTGTTGGAGGCTAACGGCAGCGGCATCAGCCAAGGACAAAAACAGCTGCTGGCGATCGCGCGCGCTATTTTGGCCAACCCTTCAATTCTTGTCCTCGACGAGGCAACCAGCAGCATCGACACCATTACCGAGCTGAAAATACAGGAAGGGCTGGAACGGCTCATGCAGGGTCGCACAAGTTTCGTTATCGCGCATCGGCTGAATACCATTCGTCAGGCTGACCGGATTCTGGTCTTGAAGGATGGTCGTCTGGAGGAGCAGGGCTCTCATGATGCATTGCTGGCCCATAAAGGCTTTTACAGCGATTTATATGAGGGTCAGTTGAAAAAGCAAAGCACTTAA
- a CDS encoding NAD-dependent malic enzyme: MAFNSLILRLELVHSKVNFGDVASTISHAGGDITSIDVIRPGQDSSVRDITVHVAEVAEASLIESLKLLAGVQLINVSDRTFLAHLGGKISIRPNLPIKNRDDLSRVYTPGVARVCTAIHENPKKAYSLTIKRNTVAVVTDGTAVLGLGDIGPHAAAPVMEGKAMLFKQLAGVDAFPICLDTKDTEEIIRTIKAISPIFGGINLEDISSPRCFEIETRLAEELDIPVFHDDQHGTAVVVIAGLLNALKVVGKRIENVRVVVNGIGAAGVSICKMLLAAGVSRLVPVDRDGAIVRGGTYQYPMWQWLADQPQVESQSGTLKDVIADADVFIGVSRGNLLDASDVQRMAADSIVFAMANPQPEIAPEEAIPHVRVFATGRSDYPNQINNVLVFPGIFRGALDCRARHINEPMKLAAARAIASVVSERELNEQYIIPSIFNEQVVTEVRKSVIEAAILTGTARRIPPDFR; the protein is encoded by the coding sequence GTGGCCTTTAATAGTCTGATTCTTCGATTGGAGCTTGTCCATTCCAAAGTAAACTTTGGTGATGTCGCATCAACCATCAGCCATGCCGGGGGAGATATTACTTCTATTGATGTTATTCGTCCCGGACAGGATTCATCCGTTCGTGACATCACAGTCCACGTCGCTGAAGTAGCAGAGGCATCGCTAATCGAATCACTCAAGTTGTTAGCAGGTGTTCAACTGATTAACGTTTCTGACCGCACGTTTCTCGCGCACCTGGGAGGGAAAATATCCATCCGGCCCAATTTGCCGATTAAAAATCGGGATGATCTATCGCGGGTATATACGCCGGGAGTGGCCCGGGTCTGTACGGCCATTCATGAAAATCCGAAAAAAGCGTACTCCCTGACCATCAAACGAAATACCGTCGCGGTTGTTACCGATGGCACCGCCGTGCTTGGGCTCGGCGATATCGGTCCGCATGCGGCTGCACCCGTGATGGAGGGCAAAGCGATGCTGTTCAAGCAGCTGGCAGGAGTAGATGCATTCCCCATTTGTCTGGACACAAAGGATACAGAGGAAATCATTCGTACGATTAAGGCGATCAGCCCGATTTTCGGGGGCATTAATTTAGAGGACATCAGCTCTCCACGCTGTTTTGAGATTGAAACCCGGCTGGCGGAAGAACTGGATATTCCTGTCTTCCACGATGATCAGCATGGGACGGCGGTGGTTGTGATTGCCGGGCTGCTGAATGCGCTGAAAGTAGTTGGCAAGCGGATCGAAAATGTTCGGGTTGTTGTGAACGGAATCGGGGCCGCAGGTGTGTCGATATGCAAAATGCTGCTCGCCGCAGGGGTAAGCCGCCTTGTTCCGGTAGACCGGGATGGAGCCATTGTGCGAGGTGGAACCTATCAATATCCAATGTGGCAGTGGCTGGCAGATCAGCCTCAGGTAGAGTCACAGTCAGGCACATTAAAGGATGTCATTGCGGATGCGGATGTGTTCATCGGCGTATCCCGGGGTAATCTGCTCGATGCCTCAGATGTACAACGTATGGCTGCAGACAGCATTGTTTTTGCCATGGCCAATCCGCAGCCGGAAATTGCTCCCGAGGAAGCCATTCCGCATGTCCGTGTATTTGCAACAGGGCGTAGCGACTATCCCAACCAAATCAACAATGTGCTGGTGTTTCCGGGGATATTCAGAGGAGCGCTCGATTGCCGGGCACGCCACATCAACGAGCCGATGAAGTTAGCCGCCGCCCGTGCCATTGCTTCCGTCGTAAGTGAACGGGAATTGAACGAGCAGTATATTATCCCGAGCATATTCAACGAACAGGTCGTTACCGAGGTGAGGAAGTCTGTGATTGAAGCGGCTATTCTGACCGGAACGGCCCGGCGTATTCCACCGGATTTTAGATAG
- a CDS encoding DctP family TRAP transporter solute-binding subunit — translation MKRAVGFSVLLILGILTAYVIGFQKNFGEELPYDDEFTGLKERIVIKFSHVVAENSPKGLAAARFAQLVKEKSHDRIEIQVFPNGMRYSESTEVAALQRGEIQMIAPSFSNLNAIDPAWLVMDLPFAFENQAGVDQALNGQLGKRLSQTLEPHGMKGVAFWSNGFRQITNNTHPISQPADFVGLKFRIQPSKVLERQFEALGASTISTPFNEIYHNLETGTADGQENTISNILTKRFYQVQRYMTISNHSYLGYAVVFNKSYWDSLPSDAKLVLQEALEETTRWNKRETNENANRLSQLQQAGDITITRLSEDERMLWRKRLRALYPEFIPVIGSDLMNMIQGP, via the coding sequence GTGAAAAGAGCTGTTGGATTCTCCGTTTTGCTCATACTGGGCATTCTAACGGCTTATGTGATCGGTTTTCAAAAAAATTTTGGTGAAGAGCTCCCTTATGATGATGAATTTACTGGTCTGAAGGAAAGGATCGTGATCAAATTCAGCCACGTCGTGGCTGAGAACTCGCCCAAAGGGCTGGCTGCCGCTCGTTTTGCCCAGCTTGTTAAAGAAAAATCCCATGACCGGATTGAGATTCAGGTGTTCCCTAATGGAATGCGCTACTCAGAATCCACCGAAGTGGCTGCACTTCAACGGGGAGAAATCCAGATGATCGCGCCTTCATTTTCCAATTTGAATGCGATTGATCCGGCCTGGCTGGTGATGGATCTTCCATTTGCCTTCGAGAATCAAGCTGGGGTCGATCAGGCACTGAACGGGCAATTGGGCAAGCGGCTATCGCAAACACTTGAACCCCATGGAATGAAAGGCGTCGCTTTCTGGTCCAACGGCTTTCGACAGATCACTAACAACACCCATCCCATTAGCCAGCCCGCAGACTTTGTGGGCTTGAAATTCCGTATTCAGCCAAGCAAGGTGTTGGAGCGTCAGTTTGAAGCACTTGGGGCATCGACCATTAGTACTCCTTTCAATGAAATATACCACAACCTGGAGACGGGCACAGCAGATGGACAGGAGAACACAATATCCAACATCCTTACCAAACGGTTTTACCAGGTGCAACGATATATGACCATCAGCAATCACAGCTATCTGGGGTATGCCGTCGTATTTAACAAATCCTATTGGGATAGCCTCCCAAGTGATGCCAAGCTGGTGCTGCAGGAGGCACTTGAGGAAACGACACGCTGGAACAAACGGGAAACAAATGAAAATGCCAATCGGCTTAGCCAGCTGCAACAGGCCGGAGATATTACTATTACCCGTCTGTCCGAGGATGAGCGTATGCTTTGGAGGAAACGTCTGCGCGCACTCTATCCGGAGTTCATCCCTGTCATCGGGTCGGATCTGATGAATATGATTCAGGGACCTTAA
- a CDS encoding response regulator, translated as MSKPIKSLFRVLLVEDDPMVQEVNRQFIEQVDGFQVVGLASNGLRGLELIEELKPDLVFLDVFMPSLGGITTLQRIRSMVLPVDVVVVTAAKDTETIREMMRNGAFDYIMKPFKVERIHHTLERYRVQQAGLWAKEVGTQEELDLIMQNREAAKEEVVPAPVYEEWAMSYDELPKGLNAATLKQVLAVMEQHGGKLSAEETAEGVGIARVTARRYLDYLEKKGIVRLVVHYGGVGRPVNRYELLRDQNDHK; from the coding sequence ATGAGTAAACCTATCAAATCACTTTTTCGTGTGCTGCTGGTCGAGGATGATCCAATGGTACAAGAGGTGAATCGGCAGTTTATCGAACAGGTTGACGGATTTCAGGTCGTAGGTCTGGCTTCCAATGGGCTGCGGGGGCTGGAGTTGATCGAGGAGCTAAAGCCTGATCTGGTTTTTCTTGACGTGTTTATGCCGTCGCTGGGCGGGATAACAACCCTGCAGCGCATCCGTTCCATGGTATTGCCTGTAGATGTAGTTGTCGTGACGGCTGCGAAGGATACGGAGACGATCCGCGAAATGATGCGAAACGGAGCGTTCGATTATATCATGAAGCCGTTCAAGGTAGAGCGTATCCACCATACATTGGAGCGCTACCGGGTACAGCAGGCTGGATTATGGGCGAAAGAAGTAGGAACCCAGGAAGAGCTGGACCTCATTATGCAAAATAGAGAAGCTGCCAAGGAAGAGGTAGTCCCTGCTCCAGTATACGAAGAATGGGCGATGTCTTACGATGAGCTGCCAAAAGGCTTGAATGCAGCGACTCTGAAGCAGGTGCTTGCGGTCATGGAGCAGCATGGCGGCAAACTGTCTGCTGAAGAAACGGCGGAGGGAGTGGGGATTGCCCGTGTAACGGCAAGAAGATACCTGGATTATCTGGAGAAAAAAGGGATCGTGCGCCTTGTTGTGCATTACGGCGGGGTCGGTCGTCCCGTTAATCGGTATGAGCTGCTGCGTGACCAAAATGACCATAAGTAA
- a CDS encoding dicarboxylate/amino acid:cation symporter, protein MKLRINFKNLTVQVVIAIVLGILLGHFFPTTGEKLKVLGDSFIKLIKMVIAPIVFFTVVHGIASMGDMKKVGRIGGKALLYFEIVTTIALAIGLLVVNLVRPGAGIDVSKATGDVSQYAQKAAESSHGFVDFIVGIIPENVVSAMAGGELLPILLFAILFGLSLTAMGEQAKPVIVLFDKLSHAFFGIVNMVMKLSPIAAFGAMSYTIGKFGIGSLTSLGKLMGSVYLTMALFVIIVLGLIARMYGFSIFKFIAYIKEEILLVLGTSSSESALPRMMDKMEKYGCSKSVVGLVIPTGYSFNLDGTAIYLSMAAIFVAQASGVDMTLWQQLTLLGILMLTSKGAAGVTGSGFITLAATLAAFPSIPLAGMALLLGVDRFMSEARAITNLIGNGVATVIVAKSEKEFHPDKQVEMIPAATEFEKSSPLNSPVTESV, encoded by the coding sequence ATGAAACTGAGAATTAATTTTAAAAACTTGACGGTTCAGGTCGTTATCGCTATTGTTCTGGGCATTCTACTGGGCCACTTTTTTCCTACAACAGGTGAAAAGCTCAAAGTGCTCGGAGACTCTTTTATCAAGCTCATCAAGATGGTCATCGCACCCATTGTATTTTTTACGGTTGTGCACGGCATTGCCAGTATGGGGGACATGAAAAAGGTCGGTCGTATCGGCGGAAAGGCGCTTCTTTATTTTGAAATCGTTACCACGATTGCGCTGGCTATTGGTCTGCTTGTGGTTAACCTCGTAAGACCGGGAGCTGGCATTGATGTGAGCAAGGCTACCGGAGACGTATCTCAATATGCTCAAAAAGCAGCGGAATCAAGTCATGGATTCGTTGATTTCATCGTCGGCATTATTCCTGAAAATGTAGTCAGCGCTATGGCAGGTGGAGAGCTGCTGCCTATCCTGCTCTTTGCCATTCTCTTCGGGCTGTCACTGACGGCCATGGGAGAGCAAGCCAAACCCGTCATTGTCCTGTTCGACAAGCTGTCGCACGCCTTCTTTGGCATCGTCAATATGGTCATGAAATTATCACCAATCGCCGCATTTGGTGCCATGTCCTATACCATTGGCAAATTCGGCATCGGGTCATTGACCTCTCTCGGCAAGCTGATGGGCTCCGTTTACCTGACCATGGCTTTATTTGTTATCATTGTACTCGGTCTGATTGCTCGCATGTACGGGTTCAGTATTTTCAAGTTTATTGCTTATATCAAAGAAGAAATTTTGCTTGTACTCGGTACTTCATCATCCGAATCTGCCCTGCCACGTATGATGGACAAAATGGAGAAATACGGCTGCTCCAAGTCAGTGGTCGGTCTGGTTATTCCGACGGGCTATTCGTTTAACCTGGATGGTACGGCGATCTATTTGTCCATGGCCGCCATATTCGTGGCTCAGGCCTCTGGTGTCGATATGACTCTATGGCAGCAGCTGACACTGCTCGGCATTCTCATGCTGACCTCGAAAGGAGCAGCAGGCGTCACGGGCTCTGGATTTATCACGCTGGCAGCCACACTCGCGGCCTTCCCTTCCATTCCGCTGGCGGGAATGGCGCTGCTGCTCGGTGTGGACCGCTTCATGTCGGAAGCACGCGCCATCACCAATCTGATTGGTAACGGAGTCGCTACCGTCATCGTCGCCAAATCGGAAAAGGAGTTTCATCCCGACAAACAAGTGGAGATGATTCCGGCAGCGACTGAGTTTGAAAAATCCAGTCCCTTAAACAGCCCGGTTACTGAATCTGTATAA
- a CDS encoding AraC family transcriptional regulator: protein MNGSLFELRLRNGDYIPRFFAYYYKQWRDYTMPYHDHRSTEIMYMISGLCRVDVQTGGKAESITLRKGEFIMLDAGVPHRLVVEGEQSCRMLNVEFGFMEGMSVGPSIRQMAAEEQEITAFMSRPFPYLVLSDPEEVYFTLKSLVLELDQRKEHPGAMAELLFMQLLVRIARLREEAAHSNTQQTDMYVKRCLEFLHLNYDRDIVVQDMAAAVNLHPGYLHRIFKKHTGQTLTAYLTMLRMDKARMLLQQTDIPIQEIADYVGVGSRQYFHMLFKKHTGKTPVEYRSAVERHVWNYAEEEGD from the coding sequence ATGAACGGAAGTCTGTTTGAGCTGCGTTTGCGGAACGGGGATTATATTCCCCGTTTCTTTGCTTACTATTACAAGCAGTGGCGCGACTATACGATGCCGTACCACGATCATCGTTCCACGGAGATCATGTACATGATTTCCGGCCTGTGCCGGGTGGATGTACAAACGGGAGGAAAGGCGGAAAGCATTACGCTGCGTAAAGGCGAGTTTATTATGCTGGACGCAGGCGTACCGCACCGACTGGTGGTGGAGGGAGAACAATCGTGCCGGATGCTGAACGTAGAGTTTGGTTTTATGGAGGGGATGAGTGTAGGACCGTCAATCCGGCAAATGGCAGCGGAGGAGCAGGAGATCACAGCCTTTATGTCGCGTCCATTCCCGTATCTGGTATTGTCGGACCCGGAAGAGGTATATTTTACGCTGAAAAGTCTCGTGCTGGAGCTGGATCAACGAAAAGAACATCCGGGTGCAATGGCAGAACTGCTTTTTATGCAGCTGCTGGTGCGAATTGCGCGTTTGCGGGAAGAGGCAGCGCACAGCAACACGCAGCAAACGGATATGTACGTCAAACGCTGCCTTGAATTTCTCCATCTGAACTATGATCGGGATATTGTGGTCCAGGATATGGCGGCAGCCGTGAATCTGCATCCGGGGTATTTGCACCGTATTTTCAAAAAACATACCGGACAAACACTTACCGCTTATTTGACCATGCTGCGAATGGACAAGGCCCGAATGCTGCTTCAGCAAACGGACATTCCCATTCAGGAAATTGCCGATTATGTGGGTGTGGGCAGCAGGCAGTATTTTCATATGTTGTTCAAAAAGCACACAGGCAAGACACCAGTTGAATACCGTTCTGCTGTGGAACGCCATGTATGGAACTATGCGGAGGAGGAAGGGGACTGA
- a CDS encoding ATP-binding protein: MNRLRMYWKIMILSFGVVLFALLIGGLFLLGIATRIKEEELKQRLTITAQTVANLPDVVERIDDPNASAVIAPMADKIRILNNTAYIVVLDMNRKRLSHPLSERIGGTFEARDDDAAFAEHTYVSKVRSEAGIGLRSFVPIMNASSEQVGVVVAGGLLPSVTEIIRQEKQSIIMTSLLSMMFGVIGSALLARHIKLQMFNLEPQEIARMFRERSAAFQAMHEGVIAIDRNCMITIFNERAKQIFHVHRDVVGLPIREVIPDTRLPEVLDSGVAILSQELKIGGTIIWSNRIPIREQGVTMGAISIFQDKTEVTRMAEELTGVKEFVHALRAQNHEHMNKMHTVAGLLQLGQQNEALSYLFEVTEQQEEITRFLQRHFDDDGVAGLLLGKISRGKELGIDIRIDPDSRMNQFPRLIDRHDFVLLLGNLIENAFDALEDTEVGSKEVYVSIRQDDEYMSILVEDNGCGMSETTKKRMLERGFTTKDGESRGMGLHLLSGIVTKGNGRLTCEPSLGLGTSIEILFPLKERGSDDE; the protein is encoded by the coding sequence ATGAACAGACTTCGCATGTATTGGAAAATTATGATCCTTTCATTTGGGGTCGTGCTTTTTGCTCTTTTGATCGGCGGTCTTTTTTTGCTGGGTATCGCTACCCGGATCAAGGAAGAAGAACTCAAACAGCGGCTTACGATTACGGCTCAGACGGTTGCCAACCTGCCGGACGTCGTGGAACGAATTGATGACCCGAATGCTTCTGCCGTGATTGCGCCTATGGCGGACAAAATTCGGATATTAAACAATACGGCTTATATTGTCGTGCTCGATATGAACCGCAAACGGTTGTCTCATCCGCTTTCGGAGCGAATCGGCGGAACGTTTGAGGCTCGGGACGATGATGCCGCATTTGCTGAACATACGTATGTCTCCAAAGTTCGCAGCGAAGCGGGGATTGGCTTGCGTTCCTTTGTGCCGATTATGAATGCTTCCTCGGAGCAGGTGGGCGTCGTTGTAGCGGGCGGCTTGCTGCCAAGCGTGACGGAAATCATCCGGCAGGAAAAACAATCCATCATCATGACTTCGCTGCTGTCGATGATGTTTGGTGTGATTGGCTCTGCCCTGCTGGCCCGTCATATTAAGCTCCAGATGTTCAACCTGGAGCCGCAGGAGATTGCGAGAATGTTTCGCGAGCGAAGTGCGGCCTTTCAGGCAATGCACGAGGGTGTCATTGCCATTGACCGCAACTGCATGATTACCATTTTCAACGAACGAGCCAAGCAAATCTTCCACGTACACCGTGATGTAGTGGGCTTGCCGATCCGTGAGGTCATTCCGGATACCCGTTTGCCGGAAGTGCTGGATTCGGGAGTCGCGATTCTGAGCCAGGAGCTAAAAATTGGCGGGACCATTATTTGGAGCAACCGGATTCCCATTCGCGAACAGGGAGTTACGATGGGGGCGATCTCCATATTTCAGGATAAAACCGAAGTAACGAGAATGGCCGAGGAGCTCACAGGTGTCAAAGAGTTTGTTCATGCGCTTCGTGCACAAAATCATGAGCATATGAACAAAATGCATACTGTTGCTGGTTTGCTCCAGCTAGGACAGCAGAACGAGGCTTTGAGCTATCTGTTTGAGGTGACCGAGCAACAGGAGGAGATTACACGCTTCCTGCAACGGCATTTCGATGACGACGGAGTTGCAGGTTTGCTGTTGGGTAAAATTAGCCGTGGCAAAGAGCTTGGCATTGATATTAGGATTGATCCTGACAGCAGAATGAATCAATTTCCCCGGCTAATTGACCGACATGATTTTGTTCTGTTACTCGGAAATCTGATTGAGAACGCCTTTGATGCACTGGAGGATACAGAGGTCGGCTCCAAGGAGGTTTATGTCAGCATCCGGCAGGATGACGAATATATGTCCATATTGGTCGAGGATAATGGCTGTGGCATGTCGGAGACCACGAAGAAACGAATGCTCGAACGCGGATTTACGACCAAGGACGGAGAGAGCCGCGGCATGGGGCTGCATTTACTGAGCGGGATTGTCACCAAGGGGAATGGCCGCCTGACATGCGAACCTTCACTTGGCTTGGGAACTTCCATAGAGATTCTATTTCCGTTGAAGGAGAGAGGGAGCGACGATGAGTAA
- a CDS encoding ABC transporter ATP-binding protein, whose protein sequence is MMFSFLKKYRVPAIAALVMMLLELTVELSQPYLISKIIDEGIRQQDLSIVWFWGGVLVGSAVVAFMAGISSSFFASHASQGFGYDLREKLYRKVQAFSYPVFKRFATSSLITRLTGDVTQVQDTVFMSLRFMTRVPLVVIGSIVMALVVHFRLGLLLAVMAPVLFVFVLVMMRRTVSLFKDVQRRLDDVNGVIQENLTGIRLIRVFVRMRHEIERFAHYGGELMKGTVSALRWTETTMPFILFTMNVGIIAVLWFGRGQISTGDASVGQVVAVVNYSLRTIGALSALSGIVVVFSRATASTGRIREVLETQHEEHGEAASTPTNNTRIEGQVELERVSFHYPGSDLAVLKDISFKAGSGERIAIMGATGSGKSSLVQLITRLYEEDAGHVRFDGKDAHELDASILREAIGYVPQEVLLFTGSIRDNIAWGLENASLEQIQEAARMAQIHDTIERLPQGYDTLLGQRGVNLSGGQKQRLSIARALVRHPAVLILDDSTSALDVRTEAALLKALDGLSCTTFLITQKISSTASADQILLLDEGRLIGSGSHEHLLNSSELYRRIYESQYGKEEPHAQETH, encoded by the coding sequence ATGATGTTCTCTTTTCTAAAAAAATATCGGGTTCCGGCCATTGCAGCGCTCGTGATGATGCTGCTGGAACTGACGGTGGAGTTATCGCAGCCGTATTTGATCTCCAAAATCATTGATGAAGGAATCCGTCAGCAGGATTTGTCCATTGTCTGGTTCTGGGGCGGTGTGTTGGTAGGGAGTGCAGTTGTCGCCTTTATGGCAGGTATTTCCAGCTCCTTTTTTGCCTCACATGCAAGTCAGGGCTTTGGCTATGACCTGCGGGAAAAGCTGTACCGCAAGGTCCAGGCCTTTTCCTATCCGGTGTTCAAGCGTTTTGCCACCTCATCGCTGATTACGCGTTTGACGGGGGATGTTACGCAAGTACAGGATACGGTGTTTATGAGCCTGCGGTTTATGACACGGGTGCCGCTGGTGGTCATCGGCAGTATTGTGATGGCGTTGGTCGTACATTTCAGGCTCGGCCTGCTGCTGGCGGTTATGGCTCCGGTGCTGTTTGTATTTGTGCTGGTGATGATGCGGCGAACGGTCAGTTTGTTCAAGGACGTTCAGCGTCGTCTGGATGATGTTAACGGGGTGATTCAGGAGAATCTGACCGGAATTCGGCTGATTCGGGTGTTTGTGCGGATGCGGCATGAAATCGAGCGTTTTGCCCATTATGGAGGCGAATTGATGAAAGGGACGGTATCTGCTCTACGCTGGACGGAAACGACGATGCCGTTCATTTTGTTTACGATGAATGTGGGAATTATCGCGGTGCTTTGGTTCGGAAGAGGGCAAATTTCCACAGGGGATGCGAGTGTAGGGCAGGTGGTCGCAGTCGTCAATTATTCCTTGCGGACGATTGGGGCCTTGTCTGCCTTGTCCGGTATCGTGGTCGTGTTTTCCCGGGCGACCGCATCTACGGGACGGATTCGAGAGGTGCTGGAAACACAACATGAAGAACATGGAGAGGCAGCGTCTACTCCAACAAATAACACGCGAATTGAAGGGCAGGTAGAATTGGAGCGGGTGAGCTTTCATTATCCGGGCAGCGATTTGGCTGTACTGAAGGATATTTCTTTTAAGGCTGGGTCGGGTGAGCGTATAGCGATCATGGGGGCTACGGGCTCGGGCAAATCCTCGCTTGTGCAGCTGATTACACGTCTGTATGAGGAAGATGCCGGTCATGTGCGCTTTGATGGAAAGGACGCGCATGAGCTGGACGCTTCCATACTGCGTGAGGCCATCGGCTATGTACCGCAGGAGGTGCTGTTATTCACCGGCTCGATTCGGGACAATATCGCTTGGGGGCTGGAGAATGCCAGCCTGGAGCAGATTCAGGAGGCCGCCCGGATGGCGCAAATTCATGATACGATTGAACGCCTGCCACAAGGCTATGACACCTTGCTCGGGCAGCGTGGCGTCAATCTGTCCGGCGGTCAGAAGCAGCGGCTATCCATTGCCCGCGCACTGGTGCGCCATCCGGCGGTGCTTATTCTGGACGATAGCACGAGTGCGCTGGATGTGCGGACAGAGGCAGCCCTGCTGAAAGCGCTGGATGGCCTGTCCTGCACGACATTTCTCATTACGCAGAAGATCAGCTCGACTGCATCGGCGGATCAGATTTTACTGCTGGATGAGGGTCGTCTGATCGGGAGCGGGAGTCATGAGCATCTGCTGAATAGCTCAGAACTGTATCGCCGCATCTATGAATCACAATATGGAAAGGAGGAGCCGCATGCTCAAGAAACTCATTGA